DNA from Amycolatopsis sp. DSM 110486:
AGGCTTTCCGGTGTGCCGGGCGCCGCGGTCGCCAGCCGCGAGGCCGCTCGGGCGAGTCCCCGCAGCGACATTGCGAACAGCGGCGCACCGCACCCGTCGACGGCCACGCGCGGCACGGTCTGCCCGGTGAGGTCTTCGACGGTCGCGCGGATCGCGAGCTGCAACGGGTGCCCGGGCTCGAGGTACGTGCGCGGGTCCCAGCCCTGCTCCCGGCAGGTGGCGAGCATGGCCGCGTGCTTGCCGGAGCAGTTGTGCGCCAGGCGCGCGGGCGGCCGGCCCTCGGCGACCCACGCGTCGCGTTCGACCGGGTCGAACGGGTAGTCGGCCGGGTTGCCGAGGTCCTCGGCGGTCAGGCCATGGCCGGCCAGCACGGCGGCCGCGGCGTCGAGGTGCCGGCGCTCGCCCGAGTGACTGGCCGCGGCGATCGCGAACCCCGCAGGCGGCAGCCGCAGGCCCAGCCGTGCCATCGCCGTGGCCTGGAGCGGCTTCACCGTCGAACGCGGGTACATCGCGACGTCCGGGTCGCCGGCGGAGAAGAGCGTGGACCAGTCCGGCGCGAGGGCGATCACCGAACCGTGGTGCACGCCTTCGACCATGCCGTCGCGCACGAGGTGGACCAGGGGGACGTGGCGCGGCACGCGCTGTTCGGGAGTGCTCACCGTTCGGCCTTCTCGAACGCGCTCATGGAGATGTGGTGGGACTTCAGCGCCTTGTTGTAGCCGGCGTCACCGGCGTCGGCGTGCTTCTCCGTTTCGCCGGACGACGGAAGGGTCTGCGCACTCACGTTTTTCAGTCGTTCCTGTTCTGCTTCGCCGTGCGGCCCGGCCGCACGATGGTGGTCAGCGCCTGCTCGACGTGCGCGAGGTGCGCCGTCATCGCGGCCACGGCCGCCTCTTCGGAGCCCTCGGTGATCGCCGTGACGATCCGCCGGTGCTCCACGTTCGACTCCGCGCGCCGGTCGCCCAGCTGGTTGAGGAAGGCCGACTGGCGGGCCAGCGCGTCGCGGATCTCCTCGATGACCTTGGCGAACACCGGGTTGCCCGAGGCTTGGGCGATGGTGATGTGGAACAGCGAGTCGAGTGCCACCCACGCCGTGTTGTCGGTCTCGAGCTCCATCCGCTCGGCGAGGTGGCCGAGCAGGTCGAGGTGGTCGGCGTCGCGGCGCAGCGCCGCGTAGCCGGCCACGGGGATCTCGACGTGGCGGCGCACCTCGATGAGGTCGCGGGCCGAATAGTCGCCGAAAGTGGGGTTCTCGGCCGGGCCGGTCGCGGTGACGAACGTGCCCTTGCCGGTGCGGGAGACGGTGAGCCCGAGCGCCTGCAGCCCGCGCAGCGCCTCGCGGATCACCGAGCGGCTGACCTCGAACTCCTTGCTCAGCGCGGCTTCGGACGGCAGCTTGTCGCCCACGGCGTACTCGCCGCGTTCGATGGCGCGGCGCAGGTAGGCCAGCACAGCCTCCATGGCGCTCACGCGACGGGGGCCTTGTCCGGCTGTCTGGCTGTCAGACAGGTTCATGGAACGAGATCGTGAAGTTCCGCCGAACCGGTGTCAAGTCAGGTGGAGGTCTGCCACATCCGGACTGGGGGAATCACCGGAATTCTGTGGGCCGGTTCACTCGCCCCGGTTCTGTCGGTGGGGCGTGCGAGGGTGTCGCCGTGGCGTCACCCGCGAAGGTTTCGTCGGGCCCCGGGCGGCATGTCGGCGGGCGCGGCGGGCGGGTGAGGAGAGAGGATCCCTACCGAGCCGCACAGCGCGAGCGCGGACTAGGGTGGAGGACCCCGGGCCGCGCCGCAGCAACAACCGGGAAGCCGTCTGCCTAGGGGAGGTTTTCGCTGGTGTCGAACGATTCCTTCGTCCACCTGCACGTCCACACCGAGTACTCGATGCTCGACGGTGCGGCGAAGATCGGACCCCTCTTCGCCGAGGCGGCGCGGCTGGGCATGCCCGCGGTGGGCATGACCGACCACGGCAACATGTACGGCGGCGACGAGTTCTACCAGACCTCCAAGAAGCACGGCCTGAAGCCGATCATCGGCATCGAGGCCTACATCGCGCCGGAGAGCCGCTTCCACAAGAAGCCGGTGTTCTGGGGCCAGGCCAGCCAGCGCGGCTCGGACGAGTTCGGTGAGGGCGGCGACGTCTCCGGTGCCGGCGCGTACACGCACATGACGATGCTGGCCGAGAACGCCACCGGGCTGCGGAACCTGTTCAAACTCTCGTCGGTCGCCTCGATCCAGGGCTACTACCGCAAACCGCGCATGGACCGCGAGGTGATCGCGGAGAACCACGAAGGCATCATTGCCACCACCGGCTGCCCGTCGGGCGAGGTGCAGACCCGCCTGCGGCTGGGCCAGCGCGAGGCCGCGATCCAGGCCGCGTCGGACTACAAGGACATCTTCGGCGCCGACAACTTCTTC
Protein-coding regions in this window:
- a CDS encoding asparaginase; this translates as MSTPEQRVPRHVPLVHLVRDGMVEGVHHGSVIALAPDWSTLFSAGDPDVAMYPRSTVKPLQATAMARLGLRLPPAGFAIAAASHSGERRHLDAAAAVLAGHGLTAEDLGNPADYPFDPVERDAWVAEGRPPARLAHNCSGKHAAMLATCREQGWDPRTYLEPGHPLQLAIRATVEDLTGQTVPRVAVDGCGAPLFAMSLRGLARAASRLATAAPGTPESLVAQGIRQHPDLVGGTRRDVTAVMRAVPGLLAKDGFEAVQLAALPDGTAVALKIADGGDRARHAVLAAALERCGVDAGVLEPFTNPALRVTAELEGRPRAA
- a CDS encoding FadR/GntR family transcriptional regulator, giving the protein MEAVLAYLRRAIERGEYAVGDKLPSEAALSKEFEVSRSVIREALRGLQALGLTVSRTGKGTFVTATGPAENPTFGDYSARDLIEVRRHVEIPVAGYAALRRDADHLDLLGHLAERMELETDNTAWVALDSLFHITIAQASGNPVFAKVIEEIRDALARQSAFLNQLGDRRAESNVEHRRIVTAITEGSEEAAVAAMTAHLAHVEQALTTIVRPGRTAKQNRND